The Notolabrus celidotus isolate fNotCel1 chromosome 16, fNotCel1.pri, whole genome shotgun sequence genomic sequence GTCTATCACAGATCAAAATACATATAAAGGCTAAATACAAGCGTTTCTTAAAGTCACTGACTATGCCTTTTTTCGGCTTGTTTTATCTGTagacacacaaagaagaaaatgagctaCTGTAATATTCAGACCTAAGCCTCATACCCTTAACTTTATCTTCTGCTCGTCCTGAAAAGATAAACAAGTTGACAGTAGTCCTCCAGAACATTTTCTCTGTGAGAGGGGAGATCTGGTATTGATTACAGATGTACACTCTGCTCCTCAGTCAGCACCCTTTGATTGTTCAGTCAGACCAGGGAAAACAATGTGAAGGTCCAAGTTCATCACGTATCTGACTGTTTGTCTGGTATTGACTAAACTGTGCCtgaggagtgagaggaggatggatgGGAGGCATAGAGGCAAAATGAAAGTAAAGACTGGGGGCGATGATAAGACTTTAGAAGAGGAGAGTAGCAGGTCCTGTTTGATCTCAAACTAAGCAGTGGAAGGCTAAATGCTTTCAAGTTTGGATCactgttaaagctagggttggtagtctcggaaaaccagcatgaatttgaatgtagcttttcctcatgactccgtctaacccctcccctcctccctcggagctcctccaaaacgacgcccccccgctcacatgcacgagcgccgctgattctcgaccatatgatggtgactgattcaaaatcgGTCctaaccaaaacattatcatagtgaaagttaaaaatacaaacaaacatggctgctgttagtactcacaactatcatgctagcattatccagttgtaccggtgacacgatatcaggagaaaagttataacacatataatactgtaacagctctactgtttgttaaacgtgttcagtgtagatgttcttaattcctacagtgttgacggttagtgaaggcatcaggagagatgtagagtgtgcgagccgagagaggagagacaagagaagtttttcattcattcaaacattgattgttgctttgttggttggcgtgatcacggccgacagtgaccggttattaaaactcaacgtgttcacgaatcggtaggacttactgaacgtcattaattattctgcttgttggtgagagctttttagactctgatccggactacagtcctgagcaaagcacctcatcaggtcagaggggacaggctcgaggacgagcgagaggggcagtaaatagagtcaggggaagtagaggcaggagacggggacccGGAGGAGTGaacaccggggaaatgtacacgcaggaggagggcagaaagggatttgattggtttaaaatttggggagccaaaaaacggtgattggttagtgttttcccaggtttactccggctgtagatagcagtttttttcactcttttttaggaacacatcatgtattgattgccatcaggacataaagatcattttaaccagtatgacaaaaagtgtatctaaatctgattaccaaccccagctttaatgaaaaCAAGTGCTTTTTAACTTTGTGTCCCCAAACTTGTAAAACACCCTGCGCCCCATCCCCCATCTGAATGCACAGGCTCCACTTGCCCCCTCCTTCCCCTTCTCCTCAGGGGGCTTAACCCTGCTCCTGGTGTCCCAGATTACGCAGCCAATTAGGGCAAAGGCAAAGTCCCTTCTGCCACCAAGCCTGGCTGgagagttgtgtgtgtgtgagtgtgtgtttgtgtgtgtgttagaatgTGGCACCAGTTGTAAGCCCATCGTGAAGCAACACATGGACACATAATGACTCAGTGGAAGCCTTCAGGgatctaaattaaaaaaacagacaggtatGATAAACTCGGTGAAAAGACTATATCATTTAAATTTTACAAACACATATTATTAGATGTGAATAAAGCATGAAGTGTGCTGGACTTCCTTTATCCTCATAGGTGAACTCTGCAGAAAGAGCAGCACTGTTATGGATTTCATTATTCAACAACACCACCGGCTGGCAAATAACAAGACGCTGATTTAAAATTCAGCAGCAAATTCCAAAAAAACACGCAGGGTGTGATGAAAGTCAGGGAGGTTCTTTTGAAATGAGAAACACAGAATGAAAAATCAGCTGCTACCTGAGCCTCTCGCGTTGTTTCTGACTCGGTTTGTTGGACCGGGGAATTCATTTGCACACACAATGTCTGTCATATGCAAATAAAGATACACATGATGCAAGTCAGCCTGTGTCTGAGGTCACTGTGAGAGAATCAGAGTTTCTAGCATTCAAGTTGATGGTGAAACCATGTCTGGTAATGTTGGTGGACTTGGATCCCATGAATGTGCTACCTTGAAAACTGAAGCCTGGATGACCTTTACTGTTACTCCTTGGGTCAtggtcttcttcctcttcttcactgttgtgttgctgctcTCCGAGGGGGATCAGGGTGCTGCAGTTGAACTGACACAACGGCTTCCCAAGGATCCCAAAGCTGGTTTATAATGAACCAAGAGAGGTGAATTAATTTTCAAGAGCAACAGCACATGAAAAATACACAATGTCTTTATATATTTCTATGGTATTTATCTGTGAATCAGTCTGCTCTTTCAGGGCATCAAGTATCTAGTTAGATGGCAGTTACCATCCATATAAAATAAGACTTATACAGACTGTGTATTCTGTATGGCAATATTAAAATCAGCCTAAAAGCAAACTTTACTATGGAAGCCCCAAGCAGACATGCATATCTTTATAGATTATAAGATCATTTTAtaggtttttaaatctcttaatggtcttcatatcatgtcatatgagcctgtgagagccctaaggtcttcaggtagtggacttttattGGTACCTAAAGTAAGAACAATAGCCcatggtgaggcagctttttatcatcagtgTGAAAcagcctacctgaagatctgagggctgcaacTAAGcgtaaacatttttataaacaaagtcaagacctacctttgtagtctcacttttaactgagtcttattcttACAATGGTCTTAttccatcttactttatttatttgttatctagttcaaatatcagtcacttttttaagtatgtactgtcctattttaaattatatagaCACATATGTATTATTCATTCagctcatttttattcatttatttcttaatttattatggattgtttaatcttttatttagttattaatcTGATCTTATCATCTTATGATTGTGTAGATCGTCTCTcagctttttaatattttattctgttttactttactttactgtatttactgttagtgtagcatcttagtgtattttactggtttaatctttcagtgttttattttcttattaacttattttattttggtgagttttatttcctgtgttgacTTTTAGCAACCTATtatacctccagtgtttcctcattaagatataatgacagtgtttcctcagtttgttcaggaacttcttttttattactattattattattaatactatcATTATGATTGCAtttatcatgttcttaaccttacatagagattgtggggtgggtttgggggtcggggttggggttggggctggggctggggctggggctgggcttagggttaggattgggaatGGGGGATGAGGGGGTCCActtcttatttatgtattttttcaaatgtattccATATTTGTTATTTCTATGTACAGAACTTTGTGTTaaaatatcattgtatgaaaagcactttacaaagaaatcctgattgattgattgattgattgattgattgattgattgattgattgattgattgattgattgattgattgattgattgattgattgattgattgattgatccatgTTTGATTTTACTCTTATTCCTGTGATGGTGGTCACAAGAATACAAGCTTTATTATCAAGAGATACTGAAATACATCAGTCCATAATGAAGGGAAAAGCAGTTATTTTATCCTGAgataaaaagaacaataaatccAGATCTTTATgaaaacagagtaaataaaaacagggatGACACTCTGggcttttgtatttttcagaacataaaataaagggcacaaaaatgcattttaaaaacaggaagatATCAGGAATAATTAAGGAACGACTTAGAAAGAAATGGTTAAATCAAATAAACCCTGAGGgacaacattttcaaacagcCGAGTGTTTTAATAATATTTGGTGTTTAAAAGGGATTTCACAGGAGTAACTGATTTGAATCACAGCTTTATCTAAAGCAGGATAAATAGACATCACTGCACATACTCACCATAGTGTTCAATGTTTAGTGTTACAATTACTTTGTTTTGAATATGTCTGCCCCCTCTACGGTCCCTTTATGTCAAGCAGTAAAACACTAACAAGCCCCCTCATACAAACCCCTACATATGACATATTTGGATGTCTTTCACCCCACCTGACATCAGCCAGCTGCTGGTTGAGCTCCTCTGTCAGAGCCATGGTGTCACAGCGCTCCACTGGCAGCGGGCTCTGCCTCCTGGCTCGGCTGCCGAGGAACAGATGGGGTGAAAGTTCTTTGGGCGAGGGCAGCAGGGACACCAGCAGAGGGGATCGCTGATTAACTGTAGAGCGGAGGGATGGGCATTTCTGGAATGATCTAGGGAGGGAGACAAATTCGAAGCAGGGCTGAgaataatctttaaaatgtatctcACATATGGAATCCTTCAGAGGCAAGTTTGAAAAGAGTCTGATATGACTTTTTGTCTCCTGCGTTCATGGCTTGGGAGCAAATGAGGAAAAGTTGTGAATGGAACTGAAAATATTCTGAGATCTCGCTTATGTAGACATTACTGTAATTTTGCATTATTTACTGACACAAATAATGCAGTATCTTGGAGGAGGTACAAATGTAATTTTGAGGAAACATGAATTTGTGAAGTCTTTTGAAATCTATGGTAGTGGTGCACTTCAGCCTCTTGTGGCCAAAATGATTATTACAATAACTCAGACCCTTTTTCTCACTTGCATCTCAGAGCTTCTGTGCTTTATTACTATAAGGAAACACGCATTTGAAAAATAGCTACACTGGAGAAAACATATTTGTACTCATATGTGTTCAATTTTCTCTTTTCCTACTCAAAGGGTAAACATCAGGATAAACGTACGAACTGTCCATCGACATcttttgcagcatttatttcaGCAATTGTTCTCCTAAACATCTGACTATATGACTGTCTATTCCACCCCAGACAGCAGCTGTATAAGCACCATACACATTCCTCACATATTCCATTTTGTCATACAGCTACAGCATCCATGGTGGAAACTTAAACAAATATCCAGAACTAATTAATCAGGAAAACAGCTATGGCAGCCAAGATCCAGGTTCTAATCCAGAACTAATACAAAAAACATTATTGTAgtctcctgttgttgttttttttacagcacaATCTTTCGATGTCTGTGAGGCAGCTGGAAGCGTTGCTGAAACTCATCCAAGTCATGTCAAGTCTATCCACCCTCAGGAGCAGAGCAAAGCTTCAGGCCCAGCTCTGGATTGTTTGGTCTCAACCTGACAGCAGGAAAGAGCGCCGGGCCTCTGACAGCTTACACAACTGCCAATCTGGTGTCAGACACAGCAGAGCAACATAAAACAGGCTGTCAGACGCTCCCTCCTGTCGGACAGAGCTACAAATCTGCCTGCATCAATCATTTTTCAGTCTGACATGATATCCATCAGACTCTGACAGCTTTACTGCTGAAGGTATTAAGTTATTTACTAGAAAGTATTCTAAATCTGGGTTAGACTGGTTTAACATGCCTGAGAACACATTCTATTCTATGGTTAGAGCAGCTAGTATGAATATAAACATGTGATCACATGACTACATCTGTATTAGAACCACTGCTGATGGCAACAAACCcactgatcctgatcctgaatAATGGTACAATACAATTCAATATGATATCacagataataaataatactgTTCAATACgatacaaccaagcggcaatgaagcccatgcggaagtgttaaaaactgcaatagGCTgcaaggctggctgcagaaacaccggaaaccacatagaaatgcctaggaaaaagacgatctttgcagcattaacaaacatgtttacagcctggttcataaaacagcttggccctatgaagctaatctctctatcagcacacactgtacggggggtgaatttttttctaacacgacggttcagaagatattaagattccgagtatttgcccaaataaggacatgacggacgtgactcccggtcgggaacacaaagctgttggctaggaggctcacactacgtcacaccctgcctggttgagttccgcatttccaatatggctgccgacgtcgattggcttcaaaacagctctcaggaacagatgggtgacgtcacggatactacgtccatattttatacagtctatgggtacaacttgatacggtacgataccatacgataaAATACGATACGATTCGATACAGTCCAACATGAGACAATGCAATGAGATGAAGTGATGTGATGCGTTACAATACTGCACGGTTCAATACAAACATTATGCTATgctacgatatgatatgatatgatgcaatgCGAAGCAGTAAGATTTGAAATGAATGTATGAAACAACATGctttaagatatgatacaaaacCATACCATACAAGACGACACGaaatgacatgacatgatacgatgATTCCATATGATACGATTTAATCGTATGATACATGATACGATGAGATTCAATCAGTACCATACGATGTGATTCAATCGGTACAATACGATTCgtacgatacgatatatgaTGCGACATGATACGATTCAATCGGTACGATagataagatatgataacaTATGATATAAAAATGATACAATTCAATGGGTACGGTATtttaagatatgatatgatacaaaaaGACATGACATGTTTCAATCAGTAGGTTGAAACAATACCAGACGTTATGATTCAAtctgtacgatacaatacaatatgattccAAATGATAAGATTAAATCCCTACGATAAGAGACAaccggtacgatacgatatggtacggtatgatacgatacagtacgatgatacggtacgatatgatTCCATATGATATGATCGAATTCAATCCGTACGATACAGTaagacatgatacgatacgattaAATCCGTACAATACGTTATGATACGATCTTTATTGTCCCCACATGGAAATGTCCTGGACTCAGTAATGCACACATTCAGCTGCCTCCACAGTAGCATtagtaaattaaaaaatgataaaaacaaacagctattGACTATCCACATTCAAACAAGCACAATAGAGACAACCCACCAACATTATATTCCACGTTAGCCAAAATGCACATGCATATAATACACAACATAAATAAGTAAGCCACAGCAAAACCCCTACATCACTGTGATAGTGAAATACAAGGGAGttagagaaaaacagaaattacTTTTTACTTGTCAGTTTACAGTTTAAGTTAAGGTACCACAAGCCCCTTCAACCCCACCTTTACCTCTCTTTAACCTGCCGGTGCCTGAATGTGCAATTAGATCCCGtctccttggggtcaatttctCCCATCTTCATTGAACCATCAACAACAGCAGAGGTAATTTCAGGGTCCCCATCTGCCCTGCTCCTCACTGCTGTGTTGAAGGTGTCGGAGTAGAAGAGACGCCCCACCTCTTCTTGTATGTCCTTCAAGTCCTTTCTGCCAAACGTCACCCAGGCCACAAAACAGAAGAAGCAGTACAAGCACTAGAAACAGAGAGTTGGGATTGTCAgctaggattttttttttctacttaaaTTATGTTGTCATTAAAGTGCTAGTTGGAAATGAATCATGTTGTTCATGGATTCTTTAACAAATCAAACTCCTTTCTTTGTGACTTAAAACCCAGGCAGCCAACTAATCGTCTGTGTTTCTAAAAGGTCATAACAGCTATTCCTATCCAAAATAAAGGTCACATACAGAGCAAAGTAATAAGCTGCTGTTAGAGTGATTTTTCTCTCAGTGTCTACCCACCTGCCTAAATACTGTAAGGAGCCTGCCAAAGCAAAG encodes the following:
- the LOC117828415 gene encoding protein phosphatase 1 regulatory subunit 36 isoform X2, with the protein product MPKIPEVTRHVSVPPSGRWVWNDEAETVEFVSSSPAEEGVTRESKQTNADFRELQLRAEWLADICALNHRGRQSLRKGLSHAQLNAYRSSVMRRPRDHVSIDDVKQVAVRLLQENYSLPIPFSFLAVLKRKELDEVLAALLMCLSCFLDQKSLGNKSKPLIVDIIKERQMMAEALAKRQIAQKKLAVCYFSLTMDVEIEQNQQSSYRKGRMLTNSTEWLLHACLYCFFCFVAWVTFGRKDLKDIQEEVGRLFYSDTFNTAVRSRADGDPEITSAVVDGSMKMGEIDPKETGSNCTFRHRQVKERSFQKCPSLRSTVNQRSPLLVSLLPSPKELSPHLFLGSRARRQSPLPVERCDTMALTEELNQQLADVSFGILGKPLCQFNCSTLIPLGEQQHNSEEEEEDHDPRSNSKGHPGFSFQDIVCANEFPGPTNRVRNNARGSGSS
- the LOC117828415 gene encoding protein phosphatase 1 regulatory subunit 36 isoform X3, which produces MPKIPEVTRHVSVPPSGRWVWNDEAETVEFVSSSPAEEGVTRESKQTNADFRELQLRAEWLADICALNHRGRQSLRKGLSHAQLNAYRSSVMRRPRDHVSIDDVKQVAVRLLQENYSLPIPFSFLAVLKRKELDEVLAALLMCLSCFLDQKSLGNKSKPLIVDIIKERQMMAEALAKRQIAQKKLAVCYFSLTMDVEIEQNQQSSYRKGRMLTNSTEWLLHACLYCFFCFVAWVTFGRKDLKDIQEEVGRLFYSDTFNTAVRSRADGDPEITSAVVDGSMKMGEIDPKETGSNCTFRHRQVKERSFQKCPSLRSTVNQRSPLLVSLLPSPKELSPHLFLGSRARRQSPLPVERCDTMALTEELNQQLADVSFGILGKPLCQFNCSTLIPLGEQQHNSEEEEEDHDPRSNSKGHPGFSFQDIVCANEFPGPTNRVRNNARGSDP
- the LOC117828415 gene encoding protein phosphatase 1 regulatory subunit 36 isoform X1 — encoded protein: MPKIPEVTRHVSVPPSGRWVWNDEAETVEFVSSSPAEEGVTRESKQTNADFRELQLRAEWLADICALNHRGRQSLRKGLSHAQLNAYRSSVMRRPRDHVSIDDVKQVAVRLLQENYSLPIPFSFLAVLKRKELDEVLAALLMCLSCFLDQKSLGNKSKPLIVDIIKERQMMAEALAKRQIAQKKLAVCYFSLTMDVEIEQNQQSSYRKGRMLTNSTEWLLHACLYCFFCFVAWVTFGRKDLKDIQEEVGRLFYSDTFNTAVRSRADGDPEITSAVVDGSMKMGEIDPKETGSNCTFRHRQVKERSFQKCPSLRSTVNQRSPLLVSLLPSPKELSPHLFLGSRARRQSPLPVERCDTMALTEELNQQLADVSFGILGKPLCQFNCSTLIPLGEQQHNSEEEEEDHDPRSNSKGHPGFSFQDIVCANEFPGPTNRVRNNARGSEFTYEDKGSPAHFMLYSHLIICVCKI